From Mya arenaria isolate MELC-2E11 chromosome 1, ASM2691426v1, a single genomic window includes:
- the LOC128221106 gene encoding uncharacterized protein LOC128221106, protein MSGEEETCLDSANTQRAQAFILNQLNEHHPFSSRVRPDATPTPSCNGFAPHMGTTSAGSSSQQATQSNFPFSNITENGGNSIENVETFFMRVLTRVNATIEMNEKRIAEQDYRERIKLEWQHVARIIDRILLTIFVAVTLTTTCAVMFQAGD, encoded by the exons ATGTCGGGGGAAGAGGAGACGTGTTTAGACTCGGCAAACACGCAGCGAGCTCAAGCATTT ATACTGAACCAGCTTAATGAACATCATCCGTTCAGTTCACGAGTAAGACCGGACGCCACTCCAACGCCATCTTGTAATGGCTTCGCTCCACATATGGGTACCACCAGTGCCGGAAGTAGCAGTCAACAAGCAACTCAGAGTAATTTTCCTTTTTCAAACATTACGGAAAATGGCGGGAATtctattgaaaatgttgaaaccTTTTTCATGAGAGTTTTAACGCGAGTAAATGCTACAATTGAGATGAACGAGAAAAGGATAGCTGAACAAGACTACAGAGAGAGAATTAAGTTAGAGTGGCAACATGTTGCTAGGATAATTGATAGAATTCTCTTAACAATTTTTGTGGCTGTGACTTTAACCACAACTTGTGCTGTAATGTTCCAAGCTGGTGATTGA